In one Mucilaginibacter ginsenosidivorax genomic region, the following are encoded:
- a CDS encoding PDDEXK nuclease domain-containing protein, producing the protein MNVLPESYKDTLIALKNKIRRAQTKIVLTANVQLLAIYWEIGEFICHIEKQKDWGSKIIDQISADLKDDFPELKGLSPRNLRYMRNFFVNWPQLSLLRQNGIAVDNLILQQPVAKLPWGHICILNDRIKSDEERNFYAAKTAENNWSRNVLLNQIDSGLFIRQGKLLNNFTHTLPLLQGDLAKELFKDPYKFDFFHLSEEAKERDLENALIADIQKFLLELGKGFAFVGRQFKIDKGDSEYFLDLLFYHTKLHCYIVLELKTGEFKPEYAGKMNFYLSVIDEHEKASGDNPSIGIILCKSKNKITAEYTLRDMNKPMGIAEYNLTDAIPTEIKAELPSIEDLENELEKSVKLNQKPYEKQLDKMKTLISNLNHEELREKVSNQAIYKLFTELLPQIVSQAEIILNPDIYSLFDYHSISRTINNNDFEYNTSIDLEMMMIQGDVQQVGLTINLKGFKKAGVETFSVFQTFLILFSDYFYEIGTTRRDVWRKYLYHEILNDNDISYIVDKWVDKIINDINERIAAIAKKHIE; encoded by the coding sequence ATGAATGTACTGCCGGAGAGTTACAAGGATACACTTATAGCTTTAAAAAATAAGATAAGACGAGCGCAAACTAAAATAGTTTTAACTGCGAACGTTCAACTTTTAGCTATATATTGGGAAATAGGCGAGTTTATTTGTCATATCGAAAAACAAAAAGATTGGGGTAGTAAAATTATTGATCAAATATCTGCCGATTTAAAGGATGACTTTCCTGAATTAAAAGGACTATCGCCGCGAAATCTCCGGTATATGCGTAATTTCTTTGTGAATTGGCCTCAATTATCTTTATTGCGTCAAAATGGTATAGCGGTGGATAATCTAATTTTGCAACAGCCTGTTGCAAAATTGCCGTGGGGACATATCTGCATTTTAAATGACCGCATTAAGTCAGATGAAGAACGTAACTTTTACGCGGCTAAAACTGCTGAAAATAACTGGAGTCGCAATGTCTTATTAAATCAAATCGATTCTGGTCTTTTCATTAGACAGGGCAAATTACTAAACAATTTTACACATACCTTGCCGCTTTTGCAAGGAGACTTGGCAAAAGAACTATTTAAAGATCCCTATAAATTCGACTTTTTTCATTTATCTGAAGAAGCAAAGGAAAGAGATTTAGAAAACGCTTTGATCGCCGATATACAGAAATTTTTGCTTGAATTAGGGAAGGGTTTTGCTTTTGTTGGAAGGCAATTTAAGATTGATAAGGGAGATAGTGAATATTTTCTCGATTTATTATTTTATCACACAAAGCTACACTGTTATATTGTTCTTGAACTGAAAACGGGAGAATTTAAACCGGAGTATGCGGGCAAAATGAATTTCTATTTATCAGTAATCGATGAACACGAAAAAGCATCCGGTGATAACCCGTCGATAGGGATTATTCTTTGTAAGAGTAAGAATAAAATAACGGCAGAGTATACTCTCAGAGATATGAATAAGCCAATGGGAATAGCCGAATATAATTTAACAGATGCAATTCCAACTGAGATTAAAGCAGAACTACCAAGTATTGAAGACCTGGAAAATGAACTTGAAAAATCTGTTAAGCTGAATCAGAAGCCTTATGAGAAGCAACTCGATAAAATGAAAACACTAATATCCAATTTAAATCATGAGGAATTGCGTGAAAAGGTAAGCAACCAAGCCATATATAAACTTTTCACTGAACTTTTGCCCCAAATAGTAAGTCAGGCTGAAATAATTTTAAACCCGGATATCTATTCTCTATTCGATTATCATTCCATTAGTCGCACAATTAATAATAATGATTTTGAGTATAATACTTCCATTGATTTAGAAATGATGATGATTCAAGGGGATGTACAGCAGGTTGGGTTAACTATAAATCTTAAAGGATTTAAAAAAGCTGGAGTTGAGACGTTTTCTGTTTTTCAAACGTTTTTGATTTTATTTTCCGATTATTTTTATGAGATAGGAACAACAAGGCGGGATGTTTGGCGTAAGTATTTATATCACGAAATTTTGAATGACAACGATATTAGTTATATTGTTGATAAATGGGTAGACAAAATCATCAATGATATCAATGAACGAATAGCAGCAATTGCAAAAAAGCATATTGAATAA